One genomic window of Punica granatum isolate Tunisia-2019 chromosome 1, ASM765513v2, whole genome shotgun sequence includes the following:
- the LOC116205018 gene encoding proline-rich extensin-like protein EPR1, translating to MEEIDPPVPSGEVTPPTTVRSQSPATYAPPDVPPSMYMPSPLVPLVLPSFNEAIRIAALKGTVNQMASDIIELMALLRGPNHVSSSSIPPPAYGSMVDSSPWVPPTLAPESDVVPMPAPTHFSATVPSLTHAPEVYPAVALPITLSATFPHPPMTVPIIDPAMLALPPMPVSATNLIYIAPMPTVFPATSTHAPAPITEPFPFLAPQPQISLPHRTPSILNIPYYNPGVQVVVAPEAPPTYILPTAETEQECRMKRMEEMMKALQESDSRYDASYLDLNLFPDMRLPPKIKIPDFDKYDGTTDPKPHLQGYRNCMMPY from the coding sequence ATGGAGGAAATTGATCCACCAGTTCCTTCAGGAGAAGTCACCCCACCAACTACAGTGCGGTCCCAATCACCTGCTACGTATGCTCCACCAGATGTCCCGCCATCCATGTACATGCCATCGCCTCTGGTGCCTCTAGTTTTACCATCTTTCAATGAAGCTATACGCATCGCAGCGCTCAAAGGCACAGTTAATCAGATGGCCTCCGACATCATTGAACTTATGGCTTTGCTCAGGGGACCAAACCATGTCTCTTCGAGTTCCATCCCGCCTCCTGCGTATGGGTCAATGGTTGATTCGTCTCCTTGGGTCCCACCAACCCTTGCACCAGAGAGCGATGTTGTACCTATGCCTGCGCCAACACACTTCTCGGCGACTGTTCCATCATTGACACATGCACCGGAGGTATATCCGGCAGTTGCTCTTCCGATAACACTTTCGGCGACTTTCCCTCATCCACCAATGACAGTGCCGATAATTGATCCAGCTATGCTTGCGCTTCCTCCGATGCCAGTATCAGCTACCAACCTCATCTACATTGCTCCTATGCCGACGGTCTTCCCGGCAACAAGCACACATGCTCCTGCTCCCATCACTGAACCATTTCCTTTCctagctccacaaccccaaataagcCTTCCACACCGAACTCCATCGATCCTAAACATTCCTTACTATAACCCGGGCGTACAAGTTGTGGTTGCCCCTGAAGCTCCACCAACATATATTCTCCCCACTGCGGAGACAGAGCAGGAGTGCCGGATGAAACGAATGGAAGAGATGATGAAGGCCCTCCAGGAAAGTGACTCTCGTTACGACGCGAGTTACTTGGACCTGAATCTCTTTCCAGACATGAGGTTGCCCCCAAAGATTAAGATTCCCGACTTTGACAAGTATGACGGTACCACGGATCCAAAGCCACATCTGCAAGGCTATCGAAACTGCATGATGCCGTACTAG